The following proteins come from a genomic window of Chloroflexota bacterium:
- a CDS encoding sensor histidine kinase encodes MIPEELSTNQPQIPARAARAVRSYPAAQGTGSLLSRLASRFPGRLTGAPLSIRSKILVSFIIIILLMVLVNTVLLVRVWQYTHQYDRIITNIITANNINGYIKPAIDTEMWNIVAGKTTFEEGSQYQIIDEVNHRVGEMIANSDSDKARIKLEVILRTMDTLTHYVDMMGTQIAQGSTVAENENVLENVRGVSDVVEESVQEYMLFEVNRAEQNYNQTQQRFIQWALVFLVLTLCVTVFSFVAAWLISRNIYAPIKKLHDVTTTIAQNDLQVLMAGDNADEITELGMSFNIMIGRIRELLDAKVKEQENLKKSELRALQAQINPHFLYNTLDTIIWMAEARKTEEVVEIVGALSSFFRISLSKGEDWIPLRDEIQHVQSYLIIQKMRYRDILDYSIEVDPGILDCTVLKLMLQPLVENALYHGIKNRRAGGRIVVRGRRLDGDQIRLEVADDGAGFTSYKLTRVLEEIEGDGETDGQRESGFGLGNVNRRVKLYYGRQYGVSIDSEYGVGTRAAILIPARTAAAENN; translated from the coding sequence ATGATCCCGGAAGAACTCTCAACCAATCAGCCCCAAATACCAGCGCGCGCTGCCAGGGCAGTGCGGAGCTATCCTGCAGCGCAAGGCACGGGAAGCCTGTTGTCAAGACTGGCGAGTCGTTTCCCCGGCAGGTTAACTGGCGCGCCTCTTTCAATCAGGAGCAAGATACTGGTTTCCTTCATCATCATCATCTTGCTCATGGTGCTGGTGAACACGGTCTTGCTTGTGCGTGTATGGCAGTACACCCATCAGTACGACCGGATCATCACCAACATCATCACTGCCAACAACATCAATGGCTATATCAAACCTGCCATTGACACCGAAATGTGGAACATTGTAGCGGGGAAAACCACATTTGAAGAGGGTTCTCAATACCAGATCATCGATGAGGTAAACCACAGGGTTGGGGAGATGATAGCCAACTCCGACTCGGATAAGGCTCGCATCAAACTTGAAGTGATTCTGCGCACGATGGATACGCTCACCCACTATGTGGATATGATGGGCACTCAGATCGCGCAGGGCAGCACTGTGGCCGAGAATGAGAATGTACTGGAGAACGTCCGGGGCGTCTCCGACGTAGTAGAAGAGAGCGTGCAGGAGTACATGTTGTTTGAGGTGAACCGGGCCGAACAGAACTACAACCAAACTCAGCAACGGTTTATCCAATGGGCTCTCGTCTTTCTGGTCTTAACCCTTTGTGTGACCGTGTTTTCATTCGTGGCGGCATGGCTCATCTCCCGCAACATCTACGCGCCCATCAAAAAACTGCATGATGTAACCACAACCATCGCCCAAAATGATCTTCAGGTCCTGATGGCCGGCGACAATGCCGATGAAATCACCGAGCTGGGGATGAGCTTTAACATCATGATCGGCAGGATCCGAGAATTGCTCGACGCCAAGGTGAAGGAACAGGAGAACCTGAAGAAGTCGGAGCTCCGCGCCTTGCAGGCCCAGATCAATCCTCATTTTCTTTACAACACTCTGGACACCATTATCTGGATGGCTGAAGCCCGAAAGACGGAGGAAGTGGTTGAGATTGTCGGTGCCCTATCCAGTTTTTTCAGGATATCCTTGAGCAAAGGTGAGGATTGGATTCCCCTGCGGGATGAGATACAGCACGTCCAGAGCTATCTGATAATCCAAAAGATGCGCTATCGGGATATCCTGGATTATTCCATCGAGGTCGATCCAGGTATTCTGGATTGCACCGTGTTAAAACTGATGCTGCAACCATTGGTGGAGAACGCACTGTATCACGGAATCAAAAACCGGCGAGCCGGCGGGCGGATCGTGGTTCGGGGTCGAAGACTTGACGGGGACCAGATTCGGCTGGAGGTAGCCGATGATGGGGCAGGATTTACGAGCTACAAGCTGACCAGGGTGCTTGAAGAGATCGAGGGTGACGGGGAAACAGATGGGCAGCGCGAGAGCGGTTTCGGGTTGGGCAATGTCAACAGGCGGGTCAAGCTATATTACGGCCGGCAATATGGAGTTTCGATAGATAGCGAATATGGTGTGGGCACACGGGCTGCGATTCTGATTCCGGCCAGAACGGCTGCAGCGGAAAATAATTAA
- a CDS encoding ABC transporter substrate-binding protein, whose translation MKFSKVLGLTLVLVAMLIVAGCVAPVAPVSAPAPAEDAAAPAESAEKTYEDLIVGFSQIGAESEWRTAETGSIKSTAEELGVELKFSDAQQKQENQIKAIRSFIAQGVDVIGVAPVVASGWETVFQEAKDAGIPVVLVDREADVADDLYATFIGSDFVWEGERACDIMANFLEEKGNVVELQGTVGASAATDRMTGFAACLEEKYPEMAIIATQSGDFTRSKGKEVMEAFLKTHGEDIQGVYAHNDDMAIGAIQAIEEYGLKPGEDVILVSIDGVKGAFEAMADGKLNASCECNPLLGPQFFDAALTLANGGEVAKWIVSDESDYTMDMVTDEVLESRKY comes from the coding sequence ATGAAGTTCTCAAAAGTCCTGGGTCTGACCCTGGTCCTGGTAGCGATGTTGATCGTTGCGGGGTGTGTTGCCCCTGTGGCACCAGTCTCTGCACCGGCGCCGGCCGAAGATGCGGCCGCTCCGGCTGAATCCGCCGAAAAGACCTATGAAGACCTGATCGTAGGCTTTTCCCAGATCGGCGCTGAAAGTGAATGGCGCACCGCCGAGACCGGCTCCATTAAATCCACCGCCGAAGAGTTGGGTGTAGAGCTGAAATTCTCCGATGCACAGCAGAAGCAGGAGAATCAGATCAAGGCCATTCGCTCGTTTATCGCCCAGGGGGTTGATGTAATTGGTGTGGCCCCGGTTGTGGCCTCTGGCTGGGAAACTGTGTTCCAGGAAGCCAAGGACGCCGGCATTCCGGTGGTTCTGGTGGACCGCGAAGCTGACGTGGCCGACGATCTCTACGCCACCTTTATCGGTTCCGACTTCGTCTGGGAGGGCGAACGGGCCTGCGATATCATGGCCAACTTCCTGGAGGAAAAGGGCAACGTCGTGGAATTGCAGGGCACGGTGGGTGCTTCCGCCGCGACGGATCGTATGACGGGCTTCGCAGCATGCCTGGAAGAGAAATACCCGGAGATGGCGATCATTGCCACCCAGTCGGGTGACTTTACCCGATCCAAGGGCAAGGAGGTCATGGAGGCGTTCCTCAAGACCCATGGTGAAGACATCCAGGGCGTGTATGCGCACAACGATGATATGGCCATAGGCGCGATTCAGGCTATCGAAGAATATGGCCTGAAACCGGGCGAGGACGTCATTCTGGTCTCTATCGATGGTGTGAAGGGAGCCTTTGAGGCGATGGCTGATGGCAAGCTGAACGCCAGTTGCGAGTGCAATCCTCTGCTTGGTCCGCAGTTCTTCGATGCCGCATTGACCCTGGCCAACGGGGGGGAAGTTGCCAAGTGGATCGTCTCGGATGAGTCCGATTACACCATGGATATGGTGACGGACGAGGTACTCGAAAGTCGAAAGTACTAA
- a CDS encoding sugar ABC transporter ATP-binding protein, giving the protein MAEANQLLTMAGINKAFPGVQALSKVDYTLRRGEVHAIMGENGAGKSTLIKVLTGVEHHDSGTIILDGEELQVRSPLHAQELGISTVYQEVNLCNNLTIAENIFIGRAPTKRGRIDWRSMNRQAEEILARMNIDVDVTETLGMYPVALQQMVAIARALEISAKILILDEPTSSLDTRETEKLFEVMRTLRRDQMGIIFITHFIDQVYAVSDRITVLRNGKLVGTFDAAALPRFELVSKMIGRNLDDLDDVSKLKGESAEHIEGEALLKAEGFGRIGSVKPMDLDLHAGEVLGFAGLLGSGRTETANLLFGIEKPDSGSLKLDGEEIKTHSPLSSIKQGIAFCPEDRQADGIVDELTVRENIVLAIQSSRGWFSYLTPKRQYLIADRYIKLLNISTPNADQLVKNLSGGNQQKVILARWLATDPRILILDEPTRGIDVGTKAEIQKLVLELADEGKACVFISSELEEVTRTSHRVAIMRDREKVAELTGDEIDERTIMEIIAGS; this is encoded by the coding sequence ATGGCAGAAGCGAACCAACTTCTCACGATGGCAGGTATCAATAAGGCTTTTCCTGGTGTTCAAGCCTTGTCGAAGGTAGATTATACGCTGAGACGGGGTGAAGTACACGCCATCATGGGAGAAAATGGCGCTGGGAAATCAACCCTCATCAAGGTGTTGACCGGCGTCGAGCACCACGATTCCGGGACCATAATACTCGACGGTGAGGAACTCCAGGTCAGGTCTCCGCTCCATGCTCAGGAATTGGGTATAAGCACTGTCTACCAGGAAGTCAACCTTTGTAACAATCTGACCATCGCCGAAAACATCTTTATCGGCCGCGCACCGACTAAACGGGGACGAATCGACTGGCGATCGATGAATCGCCAGGCCGAGGAGATTCTGGCGCGTATGAATATCGATGTGGATGTGACCGAAACGCTGGGTATGTATCCCGTGGCCCTTCAGCAGATGGTAGCCATCGCCCGAGCCCTCGAGATCTCTGCCAAGATCCTGATTCTGGATGAGCCAACATCCAGCCTCGATACCCGTGAAACTGAAAAACTGTTCGAGGTGATGCGCACACTACGAAGGGACCAGATGGGTATCATTTTCATCACCCATTTCATCGATCAGGTTTACGCCGTATCTGATCGGATTACGGTCCTGAGAAATGGCAAGCTGGTTGGCACTTTCGACGCGGCGGCGCTGCCCCGCTTTGAACTGGTGTCAAAGATGATCGGCAGAAACCTGGATGACCTGGACGATGTATCGAAATTGAAGGGGGAAAGCGCAGAACACATCGAAGGCGAAGCGCTGCTAAAAGCCGAGGGGTTTGGACGGATCGGATCGGTAAAACCGATGGATCTGGACCTGCATGCTGGCGAGGTGCTGGGATTCGCCGGCTTGTTGGGGTCGGGGCGGACAGAAACTGCCAATCTATTGTTCGGGATCGAAAAACCTGATAGTGGATCGCTGAAACTTGATGGCGAGGAAATAAAAACCCACTCTCCCCTGAGTTCGATCAAACAGGGCATTGCCTTTTGTCCTGAAGACAGGCAGGCTGATGGTATCGTCGACGAACTGACTGTACGTGAGAACATTGTCCTGGCGATTCAGTCCAGTAGAGGCTGGTTCAGCTACTTAACCCCAAAACGGCAATATTTGATTGCCGATCGGTACATCAAGCTATTGAACATCAGCACACCGAATGCCGATCAACTGGTGAAAAACCTTAGCGGTGGAAACCAGCAGAAGGTCATTTTGGCTCGCTGGCTGGCTACCGATCCCCGAATTCTCATTCTGGATGAGCCCACGCGCGGCATTGATGTAGGCACCAAAGCGGAAATCCAGAAACTGGTACTTGAGTTGGCCGATGAAGGCAAGGCGTGCGTTTTTATCTCATCGGAACTGGAGGAAGTGACCCGCACCAGCCATCGGGTTGCCATCATGCGTGATCGGGAGAAGGTAGCCGAACTGACGGGCGACGAGATAGATGAACGGACGATCATGGAGATTATCGCTGGGAGTTAG
- a CDS encoding ABC transporter permease, which produces MVDSTSMWTRIRSHHLFWPLMALALIMLFNLIFTPGFFKLEIKDGHLFGSLIDILNRGAPLMLLAIGMTMVIATAGVDLSVGAVIAICAAVAARLIGNETGITATPLILVILISLGVAILCGIWNGLLVSRGNIQPMVATLVLMVAGRGIAQLITDGQILTIYYEPYYFIGGGYLFGLPFSLYIVAGVFLFAWLLSKRTAIGLFVESVGTNDSSSFYSGISEKNIKLFVYVFCALCAGIAGLVISSNIKSADANNAGLLAELDAILAVVIGGTLMSGGRFYLGGSVIGAIIVQSMTTTIYALGVPAEVAYVVKALVVLVVVLLYSEMVKVAMDRIFTRKETQT; this is translated from the coding sequence ATGGTTGACTCGACCTCAATGTGGACGCGAATTCGCTCTCACCATCTGTTTTGGCCCCTGATGGCATTAGCACTCATCATGCTATTCAATCTGATTTTCACCCCGGGCTTTTTCAAGCTGGAGATCAAGGATGGCCACCTCTTTGGCAGCCTGATCGATATATTAAACCGGGGCGCACCGCTCATGCTGCTGGCGATCGGCATGACGATGGTCATCGCCACGGCGGGTGTCGATCTTTCGGTCGGTGCGGTGATCGCCATCTGTGCTGCCGTCGCTGCCAGGCTTATCGGCAATGAAACCGGTATCACGGCCACACCGCTTATCCTGGTAATATTGATTTCTTTAGGGGTCGCCATCCTGTGTGGGATATGGAATGGGCTGTTGGTTTCCCGAGGAAACATCCAGCCCATGGTAGCTACGTTGGTGCTGATGGTGGCTGGCCGAGGCATTGCGCAACTCATCACCGATGGGCAGATCCTTACCATTTACTACGAGCCCTATTACTTTATCGGGGGCGGTTACCTCTTTGGCCTGCCCTTTTCGCTTTACATTGTGGCAGGCGTATTTCTCTTCGCCTGGCTGCTGAGCAAACGAACGGCCATCGGGCTATTTGTGGAATCGGTGGGCACCAACGACAGCTCGAGTTTCTACAGTGGGATCAGTGAAAAGAACATCAAGTTATTTGTCTATGTTTTCTGCGCGTTGTGTGCCGGCATCGCAGGGCTTGTGATCAGCTCAAATATCAAGAGCGCCGATGCCAACAACGCCGGCTTATTGGCAGAACTAGACGCCATCCTGGCTGTGGTGATTGGTGGCACGTTGATGTCGGGGGGCAGGTTTTATCTGGGCGGCAGCGTGATAGGCGCCATCATTGTTCAGAGTATGACCACTACCATTTATGCTCTGGGAGTCCCCGCAGAAGTCGCGTACGTCGTCAAAGCATTGGTTGTGCTTGTGGTGGTATTGCTCTATTCGGAGATGGTCAAGGTTGCGATGGATCGAATCTTCACACGAAAAGAAACGCAAACATGA
- the yjfF gene encoding galactofuranose ABC transporter, permease protein YjfF: MEKLQVNRKFLPLIIAMSLFVLVYAFGMIQYKGFSSPQVFLNILIDNAFLFITCIGMTFVILSEGIDLSVGAVIALTTVVSAYMVEKMAIHPFIAIPSVLLMGTLMGLVMGSIIYFFKVQPFIVTLAGLFFARGMCFVISTEAITISHPFYRAVSLYRIYLPGGYFISVSVVIFLVVLVVALYLAHLSNFGRAVYAIGGNEHSARLMGLPVGRTKILVYTQNGFLSALAGVVFSLYTLSGYGWYVNGLELDAIAGVVIGGTLLTGGVGYVIGSVFGVLIMGLIQTIVIFQGTLNSWWTRIVVGLLTLFFILIQGALVSGKRKRLSVARIEESWEEQEDELGADPTKNLVADS; encoded by the coding sequence ATCGAGAAGCTTCAGGTCAACCGTAAGTTTTTGCCCCTCATTATTGCGATGTCGCTTTTTGTGCTGGTCTACGCCTTTGGCATGATCCAGTACAAGGGATTCTCCTCACCACAGGTATTCCTGAATATTCTGATCGACAATGCCTTCCTGTTCATTACCTGTATCGGCATGACGTTTGTCATCCTGTCGGAAGGTATCGATCTCTCGGTAGGGGCGGTGATCGCATTGACGACCGTGGTTTCGGCCTATATGGTAGAAAAGATGGCCATTCACCCATTCATCGCTATCCCCTCTGTTCTTTTGATGGGCACGTTGATGGGGCTGGTCATGGGCAGCATCATCTATTTCTTCAAGGTGCAGCCCTTCATTGTCACGCTGGCAGGGCTCTTTTTCGCCAGAGGAATGTGTTTCGTGATCAGTACCGAAGCTATCACGATCAGCCATCCGTTCTATCGGGCGGTGTCGTTGTACAGGATTTACCTGCCCGGTGGTTATTTTATCTCCGTCAGCGTGGTGATCTTTCTTGTGGTACTTGTTGTTGCCCTGTATCTGGCCCACCTGAGCAATTTCGGGCGCGCGGTTTACGCCATTGGCGGTAACGAACACTCTGCAAGACTGATGGGGTTGCCGGTTGGGCGCACCAAGATACTTGTTTACACGCAGAATGGATTTCTTTCGGCGTTGGCCGGGGTCGTTTTCAGCCTGTACACGCTTTCTGGCTACGGGTGGTACGTCAATGGCCTTGAGTTGGACGCTATTGCTGGTGTGGTTATCGGCGGTACCCTGTTGACGGGGGGAGTCGGGTACGTGATCGGTTCCGTGTTTGGTGTGCTCATTATGGGATTGATCCAGACCATCGTGATATTCCAGGGGACATTAAACTCCTGGTGGACGCGCATTGTGGTGGGGCTGCTGACGTTGTTCTTTATCCTGATCCAGGGTGCTCTGGTGTCGGGCAAACGGAAACGCCTTAGCGTCGCCAGGATTGAAGAGTCGTGGGAGGAGCAGGAGGACGAGCTGGGGGCCGACCCGACAAAAAACCTGGTGGCTGACAGTTGA